In Gopherus flavomarginatus isolate rGopFla2 chromosome 1, rGopFla2.mat.asm, whole genome shotgun sequence, a single genomic region encodes these proteins:
- the LOC127038200 gene encoding olfactory receptor 51G2-like, whose product MMSALNDTKFNSAVFLLTGIPGQEDVHLWISIPFCLMYVISIIGNSVILFLIKTDPTLHEPMYIFLSMLAVTDLGLLIATMPTILGIYLFNSREISFNACFTQLFFIQSLQCIESSILLLMAFDRFIAICNPLRYASILTLPRIAKMGLVCVLRGITTIFPLPLLLKRFQYCGDNVFSHSYCAHQEVMKLACSDNKFNNLYGLYLSFLIMGLDSLLIFLSYVMILKTVLSVVSQTKCLRALNTCVSHLCVVLLFYTSEIALSVIHRFGNSSTHVLQILLGYVYLLVPPLMNPVVYSMKSKQLRLRIIRLFIK is encoded by the coding sequence ATGATGTCAGCTCTCAATGACACCAAATTCAACTCTGCAGTGTTCCTTCTCACTGGGATACCAGGGCAGGAAGACGTCCATCTCTGGATTTCTATCCCCTTCTGTTTAATGTATGTTATTTCGATAataggaaattcagtcattctgttccttataaaaacagatccaaccctccatgagcccatgtacattttcctttccatgttggccGTCACAGACCTTGGCTTATTGATAGCCACCATGCCGACGATATTGGGCATATACTTGTTTAACTCTAGGGAAATCAGCTTTAATGCCTGTTTTACCCAGTTGTTCTTTATTCAGTCGCTTCAGTGCATTGAATCTTCCATACTCTTGTTGATGGCCTTTGACCGCTTCATCGCCATCTGTAACCCACTGAGATATGCTTCCATCTTAACCCTGCCGAGAATAGCCAagatgggactggtgtgtgtgctaAGAGGAATAACCACAATattccctctcccccttctcctgaAACGGTTCCAATACTGTGGAGACAATGTCTTCTCCCATTCCTACTGTGCACACCAGGAAGTCATGAAGTTGGCTTGTTCAGACAACAAATTCAACAACCTCTATGGCTTGTATCTTTCATTCTTAATTATGGGGTTGGATTCACTGCTCATCTTCCTCTCGTATGTGATGATCCTCAAAACAGTGCTGAGTGTTGTGTCGCAGACAAAGTGTCTTCGGGCCCTGAACACCTgtgtctcccacctctgtgtcgTCCTGCTTTTCTACACTTCAGAGATTGCTTTGTCTGTGATACACAGATTTGGGAACAGCTCGACTCATGTGCTTCAGATTCTCCTGGGGTATGTCTACCTTCTGGTCCCGCCCCTTATGAACCCAGTTGTGTACAGCATGAAAAGCAAACAGCTTAGATTGAGGATAATCAGATTGTTCATCAAGTGA